CGGCCATCGGGCCGGCCGCACCGCCCTCAGCCCGCGACTGAAGctgctgccctcagcctgcCAGGGACGGGGCGGGACCATGGCGGCACCGAGTGAAGCCGCTGCCCTCAGCCTGCCCAGAACAGGGCGGGACCATGGCGGCGCCGAGTGAATcctctgccctcagcctgccCAGAACAGGGAGAAGCCATGGCGGCACCGAGTGAATCCTCTGCCCTCAGCCTGACAGAGCAGCagttcagcagcagcccagAAGGGGCTGCCCCAATGCAGCCATGAGCTGAGCTCCCTAGCCAGGATCAGTAGGCTCCGGGGTGCCCTGCTCCAAGGCCTCCACATAttgctgctgcacagcctcATCCAATCTTTATATAAGATTTTTGCTTAATATTGCAATACTATATATAGAATACACAAAGTCCTGcatatatacattatatatacatataaaaactTTACATGTATAATGAAGCTGATTAAAGATAGATAGAGACAGGTAATTTATATACAGttcatatatacacacactatCGTCAGGCAGCTCAGCTGTTATCAGACAGCCCTGTGCCTCAGGATCTCTTTCAAGGGCTGCAGAACAGGAGTTGGTTGAACCCATGCCACAGACCAGTGTAATCATGTAATGTAATCAGTGTGGGCACCTGGATCATTCACCAGGTGCCAGAAAAGGCTTGGTGGTTCAACCACTCCAAAGTCTGGCCGCAAGCTGATCTCCCCACAGGAAGTCTCTTGTTGCCTACAATGAAATGGTCAAGGTCTGTCTTCTCCAGAGAGTGGTGTGGGTGCTCCAAGATatccagcaggaattccctcCTGAGCCACCATGGCAGGGGTGCTCAGAAGGTACATTACaatgctctcctcctcctcctccaagctgctgctggagatcaCCTGGTCACTACTCTGTTCCTCACAGCTCTTTTTGCTGTGGCTACACtacagccccaggagcaggagcagcgcTTCAGCAGCAGCCCACACAGGTGCCACTGTTACAAGTCAGGCCAGAGCATGGCTCCCCAAGCCCTGGCACTCTGCCGCAGGCTGTCCTGCACCAGCTCCTGAAGCAGCTGAgtcacctcctgctccaggtAAAGTGCCGCTCCACACACCGAAATGTGATATCCATACAAACCACCCTCCATCAACTGCGGTGATTGGATAAGTCTTTGTAAATCAAGAGAAGGATTACTGTGCCTACATCCTCTGCATTCTCCAATCTCAGACTACATTTTCTGCATCCTAACCCTTTCAAGAACTCTGTGAAACCCAGAGATGAGCCTGCTGTGTCCCCATTCCCCCTGGGCCTTATATCCCTGTGTTCAGGTGGACACAGACGGGATGGGGTCTCCTGCCTGCTCCACGTCCTGCCTTACTGTTGGGCCTGTCTCAGTCCAGCCAGGCTGTGATTCCAGCCCCCTGTTCCCCGTCCCTGCTGCCCTACTCCCAGagccctgtccctgggcagAGGCTTTATGCCTCTGGAGGAAATTGGCCCTTGTCACTCCTGGGCTCTTGGCAGAGGTACTGGCTCCTGGCAATGTTCTTGGACTCCAGGTGCCCTTTCAAGTCTGTAGAGCACCAGGAGGGCTGTTGCTGTTGTGTGCTTGCACAGAGAGCTCTTGGAACCACAGTGGTGGCACTCGGGGCAGGATTCTGCTTTGCCACCCTGCCAGAGGCTGGAGAGCTCAGTATGCCCCAGCTCTGTACCCTGCTGCCAATCACAGCTGCAGCGGCAGTGGCTGTGAGGTGACCCAAAGCTGCCTCCCTGGCAGCACATGGCTTCCTCCTTGTGCTGGAATGGGGGTTAGATGGGCTATTGGCAAGGAATTGTTGACTGTATGGGctgtgaggccctggcacaggctgccctgaaaaactgtggctgccccatcccctgcGAGTGTTCAAAGCTACGTTAGGTAGGATTTGGAGCATCCTGGTCTAAGTGGAAGGTGTTCCAGTCCACAGCAGTGGGGTTAGAACTGGAAAATCCTTGGGGTgcattccaacccaaaccaaactgtgattctgtgattaggTGGGATATCAGAAAAAGGCCTTTCACCCCCAGAGGATGGTCAGCTCCTGAGGGAATGGTCATGGCCCCAAAGGTGACAGATCTCAATGAGCACTGGTCAGTGTTCTCAGGCACGGTGTGGGATTTTTGGAGttttcctgtgcagggccaagGGTTAGGCTCTATggtccctgtgggtcccttccacctcagaatattctgaaattTTGTGTGAGGCTTCAATAGCTGCTCAGTCTcacatttctgtgctgtttgctgAAGCCCTTGGTGAAAATCTGCAGTTTCATTTTATAAATTTGGTGTTTAAATAATTAGTATAATTCACTAGAAGATGTGTCTGAGATGTGAAGGCTGCATGTTTACTTTCATTCTGAGTGAGGAAAGCAATTGTGTTCTTAAATCTGTTATGAAATCCctgaaagtttatttttctctgctctaaCAGCATCTAGAATCGTGAGCAGCAAGAAAAAGGCCATATATTCACTCTAGCATCAGGAGAGCCTAAAACCAAGACCCCATTATGGACAAGCAGTGtttgcccagctctggctgctcctaTTTGTGACTTGTGTGCTGGAGACTCCGCACGACTTCCAGAATTACACTCCACTTGTACACACAACAAACACCGCGAGCAGCACAACTTCTGATTCGCATCATGCTTCAATTCCAGGGTTTAAACCTTCAGCCCTCGCCCTTTTGAAGGCAAACTAAGAGCTGTGAAGCCGAAGCCGAacccaccccgccccatcccgCATCCCTCAGATCCCCTCAGATGGAAACGGCGCCTGACGACGAGCCCGCGAGTTGCCATGGCAAcgggaaggggcggggccaTGCGTCATGGCAGCGGGGAGGGGCGCGGTGCTGCGGGATCACGTGATCCTGCATTTTCCCGCCCTCCCGCTCCCGGCGGCCTTGAACCTCCCCGCTGCCCGTAGGCGCGTGACGCCGACCCGCCCTCCCCGGGGAAGCGCTGCTGGTTGGTCGGAGGGCGAGGGAGGGGGCGTGGCTTGAACCACGCAGGCGCGGTGTCGGGGGGGCCGCAGcccagtgaggaggaggaggcggcggcggcgcgcgaGCGGCAGCGGTTGGTGCGCGCGCCAAGAtggtgagggggggggggggagcgcGCGCCGCTCCCTCAGGGGGACCCCGGGACTCGTGAGGGGAGGGGGTCCGGCCGGGAGGGACTCACCCCGCTGAGATAACGCACAGTTAGCTGATTCGGAAAGATTCGATGGGGAAATGATAGAATAATCAACAGGAAAATGCGTGATGTGACCTCTGAGGAGCTGATTATGTGCCTGCGAAACGACTGATGGCTTGATCGCACCTGATTGTTGTTATATTGTAATGTTTCGAGCTAATTAATTGGTGTCGGTCGTGGAGCTTTTTCAGTCGAGTAGTGAATGCGTACTTGAGCTGTGATTGCTGGTTGGAACAGACCAAGAGAAAAGAGGACTGGTGGATGAATGCTGTGAGATACTTTGCGTTAATATTGGCTAACGGATAGAAATAGTTGTGAAAAAAGGAAGAGTCAGGCATGCTGCTTTTAGTAAAGATTTGGGGAGGTGAGCCCTTCTGTGGAGCGAGCAGTTGCAAACCAGATTTGATCAAATCTTGGGTTGTTTTGCCGTGTGCCTCTCTAGTGAGAGTCATGCTTGAGGCACTTTGGAAAATTCGTGTTTATTTGCCAGTGTGGTGGTGAGGGCTGTCCCGGGGGGGGGGTCTGCACAGGAGGGTccgggagcagcagcatcccctcgGTGGTGTTGGCAGGTGTGTCCGTGTCTGTGCAGCAATCCTGCCTTGGCTTCCTTCAGATTTTATTAAGACAAGCATGGATGAGCCGGCTTAGCCTCGACAAACAATATGAATCTGATGCTACTAAGTGTTTTCCTTCAGATTCACTCAggggtttgtgtttgtgtggctgCACAGGTGTGAGCCAAGAGCATGGCTTGCCTGTTGGGAGAAGCTGGTGAGCTCAGAGGATTGGGAGAAAAGCTTCCTTCATGAAAGAGCATTTCATATAAAATATAACCTCAGCTTTGAAATGCAGCCCTGAAgcctgttgggttttttaatggaGGCCTCCTAGGTTAGTGAGAGTGGGTATGAGTGGCATTTTATATGAAATACAACTTCAGCTATGAAATGCACCCTGAATTCTGttgagtttttaaatattttctaggttttttttcctgaatgagTAAGAGTGGATACTAGGGATATTTCACAAAATCCAGAatgatttaggttggaaaagacctctgagatcatcgagtTGAACCTGTTTGGTTCAGAGGGACCCACTTGCTGATCAGAGGGAATTAAGGGTTTGACATTTAAGGGAAACAAGCAAAATCAGGGAGGCTGTACAGCCTGAGCTGTGCTATCACAGCAGAGCCTGATTTCCACTCCAGCTGTCCAGAGGAAGCACAGGGATGAGACTTTGTGCCAGAATTTGGTCAagttggaaatatttttgggaCCAACAACAAACTGTGGAGTATTGGAAGTAGGGAAGCAGAGCCACCCATCTTTGTGGGGGAAATCTCAGAATGTTGAACATGACGGGACAGAACTGAGAGCTTAAATAGTGACAATCTGGTTTAAAAGCAGTCATTTGTCTCAGTGCAAGAGCTTTTTAATACAGCTTTTGATTGGTAGTCTTGCACCATTTTTTTTATCTGAGGATTTTGTTTTAACAAAACCTTGAAATGCAATTACTGTGGTACAAAGTTCTTGATGCCTTGGGAGTTCACAAATACAGTATAAGCTGCAGATTTTAAGTAACTTCTTTATCAAGCTGTCATGAACCTCTTGGTGATGGAGGTTGTGTATATAAAATGTTGCTCAGGAAATGGCAGTGGTTGGCTTGGTGCAGTTCATAAATTGAAAATGTAAGGGAGGATAACCTGCATGACTGCTTGTGAAACAATAATTTCCTTCCTCATCTTCAGTGTGATGACTAATATGTTATCTGAGCATCTCTGCTGAGAGCTTGGTGTGCACGGGGGGGGGGTAATGACTGCATGGTTCTGGGTTAAAATGTCTGAAACACTTTGTGTGTGAATCTCAGAAGCACAGTCAATATTTTTGTGGGTAAAAATAGGGACGATGATGTTCTTAAATACTAATAGTAGCTCTTATTATGTTAAATGTCTAAATTACTTGATCCCATTTGCTGCCACTCTGAGGGACTCCCTTATTTCAGGGCTTGGAAAATGAAGTataaaatttacttttcaaGTGTAGAAGTGTAAAGTTTGCTTCTAAGAGCTCTGAGAATAATCCCACTTCAGGAGCAGTTCATGAAATATTCCTAGTTAACTGTGTGGCTTTGAAGAGGGAAATTAAAGTGGATAAATGTTCTGttaatggtttaaaaaaaaaacaacaacaaaagaattagattttccccatgttttttctggtttatatGATCCTCCAAAGCTTTGGACAAGCTGCATGCAGGCCCTCTTCAGTAGGGTTTATGCACAGATGTGTGtgacacagggatttttttgtctgttaTCTCCCCTTCCCCTATGCCATTTCCTTTTTGCAGAGTGAATCTCTGGTGGTTTGTGATGTTGCTGAAGACCTGGTggagaaactgagaaaattCCGATTTCGCAAAGAGACCAACAATGCTGCCATTATAAGTAAGTTCCAAACATGCCTGAGAAAAAATTGTCAGAAAATCCTCTCTTCCCCATGTAATATTGCTGCTGTATCAGGTAAACATGAGCCAGGATGGAGTTTCTTCTCTGAGCTGCAGCATTTCCAATTCTGCCTGTAATTTTAACAATAAAACAGTGCTGTTCTTAGGATACAAGTCTCCATCTGCTCGTAGCAgagtatttatatttaattatggCTCAGAGTCTACCACTTTGTAAAATGATTTTGGGAAGTCATAGGAtacactgaagaagaaaaacaaggactGTAATTGTTGAGCGCTGTAAAGCTTCATGCATCCATTGTATAAATTGATTAAAATACATTgatctgtgttttattttgatttatagTGAAAATCGACAAGGATAAGCAGTTGGTGGTGCTGGATGAGGAGCATGAGGTTTGTTAAATGAATTGTAAATAAGAGTATCTTCAGCCTGCAATGTATTGTTGTCTCTAAGGTACTGCCTTAGTTTCAAATTGTTATCAAACTCTTAATCTAATTTGGGTCATGAGCTTATTTAAATGCATGGTCACTCTGCATGTAATGCACAGCACCATTAATAGTGAAACTATGCAGAAGCAATTGAGTTGACTAATTAATTGCAccaaaaaaagttattttaaagctgttctAATGATGTAAAAAGTGTCTTTGGCACCTGCTGGCTTTTTGAAGagatttctgctgtgtttccatGTAGATCTGCACATTTGCCTCTGAGCTGGTCTGCCATCAATTAGAAGCAGGATTGCTAATCCCCTGCAGACTCTAAATTTGATGGGTGGCATAATAAGGTCAGCCCAGTGTGTGGTGTTTCTTAATGGTCCATAGGGCAAAATTAAATCCTTCCCAGGGATTTGAGCATTAACCATAGCTCTTGTTCCCTAGAATGTAGATGTTAATGTAACAGTCAAGTGTAATGGGgattcttttttgtttgctgaaggAGGAAGGACTGAATTTTTCAAACTTTAGATATAGGTAGCTGATTTTAACTGACTTCATGGTGTGTGCttgctttatttcagtttagCACTAGGGTTGGCAAAGCATGGTAGCTGCCAGCATAGCCAACTAGAGCCAGAAATGTTTGCTAAACTCACTATGCCTAAAATAGGCATGATTATTCATGCCACCATTAGTTCTGTGTTTAGTCATAGGAATCTTTTGACACACAGGTCTCCTAAACTGCTGTAGTAATTTGGGAGGTCCTTACCAGTTCACTTGTAGGTGAACATCTGCCTTACAGGTGTTTCAATGCCCATTACCCTGTTTTAACCTTCCAGTGCAAGATACTTGCTCAAAAATTGCTTGTGTTTAATGTCACCAGGGTATTTCTCCTGATGAGCTAAAGGATGAGCTGCCCGAGAGACAACCTCGATATCCTTCCTATGCTGCTGCCATTTGCACTTCCTCACTCCTGGAAGCTGTTCAAAATGTTGGACTTCACCTTTTTAGGCCAATAATTGCTGTGGTGTGATCTTGCTGATCGTTTATTTGTGAAATAACCCAGGGATCTGTTCTCAGGCTGCACTGAACTGTTGTACCACTTGTTGAAACAATGACTCATTTAAGCCTTTCctgacattttatttccttttagaCTATAATGTTTGGGGAAGTAAAGCAAAGCCGTGCTGCTGGTAATGTAAAGAAGTGAGTAAAATATACCAGTTGGTGGCTACTTCTAAATATAGGAGTCTGCCTGTGTAACTGTGGATCTGTTTTGGTACTTTCTCAGGATGTGgctgttgttgttttgcagCAGTTACTGATTCCGAGATTACTGTGGGCATGTGATCCAGGGAGGAATCCCTGTtttgaaaaaaaggaacaaaagaggGTCAAGTAAATTACTCTGACTAATGAAATAGAAGGAGTACTTAAGTTACATGTGAAGAAAATACCTGTCCTATTAGCCTCAAGAGATGGCTGGCACTgtttcctgtgctgctctgaatcTTTCCTTTCATGCCCACAGTGCAGTGGGAGGCCCTAAAACAGAAGTCCTGCCTAAAACTGTGGTTCAAATTCAGCAAAACACCTGAAACAACAAAGTTCTTGGTCAGCAAAGAAGGAATTTGGCTTTCATTAAGCCAAAACCACACTGGTGGGTGTGGGAAGTCTTTTTACAGAATTGGAGAGGAATATTTGCAATGAGAGGGTGATTTTTAGCTCTGTGAAACATGACTACAGAGACAGCCCTCACATTGAGGCAGTGCCAGTTCTGAAAGTCAGATGTGGAAGTGAAAACAGAACAGTGAGGTTATTATTGCCAAATTAAAATATCATCTAAAATGCAACACTGACTTATGCTTGCATCAAGCTCTGATAAGTGAGGATTTTATCCTACTAAATAGTTGATTTCTTAGTTTCTTTAACCtcagaaaaaacatttattgtGTATAGTTACAAGTACCAGCATGAAGATGGAAGAGTTTCCTATCCATTGTGCTTTATCTTCTCCAGTCCAGTTGGTGAGTGAACATTGTGATTGGTAACTACTGTGTAATGTAAATTTGGGAATATTCTTTTCTAGGGAAGATAAGCTGAGTGCTTAATGCTCTCAAGGTGGTTTTCCTGCCTTTAAGGTTCACATTTAGGGCACTTCAGATGTATGATAGAAGAGATTCTCTCTTTTCCACTTCTGAAGGATGAACTGGAGTGTTGGTTTCCTGCTTAGCTGGCCAGAAGGTGTGTCTGCCTAAATGTGCCTGTTGTCAGTGTGCTCAGCAGCCTTCCTCTGAAGGACAGGGCCTGGAGCACTCTGCATCTGCTCAGGAAGGTTTAACTTAATTGAACCTCTTTACTCCTCAGATCTTGGGGAATCATTAAAATATGACTCTGTAAGGCTCAGAAAGTGAGAGGAGAGGGCTGGAAGGCACTGCTTCTGTTCCTGAGTGATTCTGCTCACCTGTCTCTTGCTATTCAGACATTAGTGACTGGGAGGGAACAAATTCCTCTCATCTCAGAAGGACATGGGGATCCCACTTCTTTCTGAAGATCTTGGAATCCTATTCCTTTCATGCCACCCCCAGAGGGTTAGGATGGGATTTGAGAGGAGAGTTTTCAGGGGATGTAATGGGCAGCAGTAGAGGATGCTGTGAAAGGACAGTCTAAATGGCTTTTCACAGCTGTGggtgaaaaggaggaaaagatggCTCCCTAACCCACATCTGAGCATGTGAAAGTGTGGGGGGAGCAGACTGTTCCAGGAGAAACAGACTCTAATCCTGGATCATCCCAAATTTGTAGAGAGCAATGTAGAGCATCCTCTGCTTATGTCACAGTAGCTCTCAACATCAATTTACCTGGACAGAACACTGTAATTTTAATAGAAGCCAAATAACCTGGGTCTTGCTTTGGGCTTACAGAGCTGAATTGCTCCTGGACTTCCATCTGTGTTCTGTATTGTAGCAGTGTATCTTGCTGGTATTACTGGATTATCCTTGTTATCCTCTGGAAGAAGATAAACTGATTGCATTGTTTTACCCTTCATTTCTCAGAGCTTCAGTAATTAGATGTATTAAAGAATTTAGCAACTACTGACCATATTCTTCTATAGTTACCTGAGAATTTTACTGTCAATGTATTCGGATTTCAGTTTGAATTGAAAACCCCCCAACCTTATTTTTGAAGTGTTGCAGTCAAAATAACTTaaactctccttttttttttttttttttttttaacccccaTAACTACAGGATGTAAGCCTGAGCAGCAGATGATGTATGCTGGAAGCAAGAATAAGCTTGTACAGACAGCTGAACTCACTAAGGTATAAATGGGTTTTGAAATAactctctcccccttcactgcAGGTTATTGAATCATGTCTTGGTTGAACTAATGGCAGGAAGGGTTTTGTGAGAGTTTGTGATTACAGTGAACAGAGTCTGGTTTAGGAAGACTGAAGGAATAGTATGTGTGGAGATTTCTGTACTCTAGAACATCAGGAGGAACAGTGTTCTCTAACCTCAGTAGAATGGACATCTTTGCTGTGGGGGAGGAATTTACTGATGGGAAGAATAGACTGAAGCCTTAGTGGGGTGTGGAACAGATCAGTTTAgctggttcctggggctggatgcATGCAGAACAGCCTGCAGAGTAACATGTGCCAAGTGATGAACAATTTCTTCTTGTATTGGGTTCTTCCAGTACTGACACCAGAAGAACTCATTGCATTCACTAGACCTGGCTGTGTGTATGTTTTAGAAAATGTCATCTATTTTTAATTGTGGAGATGTTTGAAATCTTTGCTTAATTGGCACCTAGACCTCTTTTTGCCTCAAGCAGTAAAGCTTGATGGAGTCAGTAACTGCTTCAGGTTTTTCATACCATGTGAAAAGACTTCAGCACTTCCCACAGCATTGTTCCCTTTAAGTCTTCTTTATCCTGCTGAGTCCTTTAACATCTCAGTAAAAATGTCAGCTGGGCCAGTAAGAGAACTAtgaattcatagaatcatagaatagcttgggttggaagggaccttaatattcatttattcaaacctgctgccatgggcagggacacctcccaccccaagctccatccagcttCTGCCTATTCCAGCTGTACCTTTTAAGAAAAGACACCTCTGTTTTAAATTAGACCTCAAGTTGACAGGAGTCAATAGGAAGGCAGCAGAAGATGGTGGAAACAATCAGCACAGCCCCAAGAAGTCTCTTTTTGGATCTGCTGAAACTGCATGTTGGAGGCCTGGTAACTGTAAGAGGAAGAGAGTTTTCAGTAAGCAAGAAGAAAGGGTTGGTGAGAAGAAGGTGAAAGCTGGGAAGTAGCTCAGTTGGGAGTTCCTGTCACTTCTGAAATGGGAGAAATTCAGCCTGAATGGCTTTTGAATGCAAGTCCAGGACTGGGTATAGAGGTTCATGATCATTCATCTTCCTCCTGAAGCCTGAGAACACAGGCTGTCTCCAGTTGGGGTTGCCTGCTTGCTCTTCAAATGTACTTTATTCTCACCACTTGCTGAGCTGCGTTTCATTTTAACTCATGCTGTGACTTCCTCCTGGTGTGACTTTTGCTCATGACTCAGCTGAGTTCTCTCATCAGTCTCCCGTGACTTGCATATTAACTTGGCTCCTGTTAAGCTGTTCTGTTCTTACAAcactgatttttggggtttctccGTTTTGAAGGCCTATGAATTTGTAAAATTACCTGACTTTTGTCTTTGGGCATCTCATGGACTCTAGTTATCAATGCATAATTAATGTAGTTTCTCTTCAtgctattaaaaagaaacatcaaACCATAACCAGTTACTTGCCCACGTGGAATGTCAAGTGTACACTTTTTATGGTGTTCTGGACCTTGTTTTCTGCTTCAAGGCTGCATTTAAGGCTTgttaaaaattccataaagctTTGGGTTAGTAGTTTTTAgattgttttgggggttttgcccagagatgctggggctgccccatccctggaaatgttcaaggccaggttggatagggcttggagcaccctgggatagtggaaggtgtccctgcccatggcaggggctggaaatagatggtctttaaggtccctcccagcccaaaccattctatgctTTTAggattttgttgggtttttttttccccaagttttCTATTTTGAGATATTTTACAGGTAAAACAATATGCTATTGGATATAATGGATTTATTTcagttcaaaataaaaataactgtgtGTTGTACTGAGCAAAATTGCTGAACCTCGGGCTTAAATCAACCCagatattaaattaatttgtattcTTCAAAATACCATCTTGCTGAGATAATGCTTGTGAGATGGGGCCACTTCAGGGTTATTTTGAAACGTAGTACATGTGCTTGTCTCATATTCTTAAGGGACGAGAGTAAAGCCTGGAAATAGCAATTACGAGATTCTTGTTCAAGTTAGTGATGATTTTTGCCACTTAGTCTTGTGTATTTTCCTCTGATCTCATGCTTTCAAGAAAGCACCTGAAAATTGTAGGTTGGTGAGTGGTTTATTGCAGCTCAGACTGTGTGTGGAAAGGTGCTGCTTGCATTGTGTTTCCAGTCCCATCCCTCAGGAATTGATGTAATGCTGTTTTGTTTAGGTATTCGAAATCAGAAATACAGAAGACTTAACTGAAGAATGGCTGCGTGAGAAACTGGGCTTCTTCCACTAAGGAAAACCTCTGTTCTAAGTATTTATGTACCCTCCTGGTGATACTGGAACCAGACATGAATACTTACATCCAAGCAATGCACTGTATTCACAGCTGTCTTCTGCAGTATCTCTCTTGTGCAGAGTTTGTGCAAAGAATAGCAGGTCTGTCTCCTTGAAGTAACAAATCTTTGCAGGTGTTTCCTTATTTGTACCTGCTAAAAGGGAATACTCCTCTGCAGGGACTCCTTTTGCACTCCTGTGACTAATATTTCTGTAACTAAAATAGTTCAGTTCTGGATTTATAACAGTGTACCAACATCATTTGGAAGCTGACGCTAACTTTTTCTGAGCTACAAATGCATCCTTACGACACACATTAGCCATTTATATGCAGAATTTATGTAAATTTATGTACTGTCACTTACCAGGTTTTTTGACTTCTCAATTTTGAAAACTACTCCCTGGAAGCATTTGTTTGGTATTAAAAAGTCAAAGTCCTTGTACAGCAAATCCATCCATTTATCTTCCCATCGAGTCCATGTGAGCTGTCTCAAATTCTGGGAACTAATTTTTGTCATTCCAGTAATTCCTCAGTTGCCTGAGTCAATCTTTCTAAATTTCAGGGCAAAGCTTGGACTGTCCAGTTCTCATGCTAATACAGTCTCACAGGAACTAGCTGATAACTAAGGGCTGAACTACAACTCTGGTTCCTCTTGTACCAGATTTCTTCTTGCATCTCTATTCTGACACTGTTGAGAAGTTTACCTCTGCTCATTTCCTGTTATCTGAACACCTGGTGATACTGTGTGCCTTTCATTTGTTAGCTTTAAAAGGACTTGAGAATTTTACACTGCCACTTCTTACAAATTTGGTAAAAACTTTGTTAAAGAATCCAAGTAATATTTCTTCCTAGTGCCTCGTGCTTCAGTTGACATCTGTTAAATCAAAAAGCCAAcctcattttctctgaaatttcaATCGTCTGCTCTATTTGTAGGAGTCAGGAGGTTAAAGCATTTCATGATAATGAACAATTTATATCTCTTTTGTTAGAAAAGTTGGCCACACGTAGCTTTTGATTACTTTAATTACAGCCTCTAACTTTCTTAACAGCTTTTTGGTCAAAATAACATTCCAGATGAAGCTTTTGCATAAGCGATCATTTGATTTTCATCTTAACGGTTCATCTCTTTGAAACAGCAGATCTAatgtgaaaataatatttaactTTTATAAATGACCAGTCTTTTTACAGGTCTGTTTTGTATTGAGTAGAGTAGTTGTCTGATGTGGGACACGTTCAGCCCTTGTGGCAGGAGGAGCACTCATGGGACAGTCTCTCCCTACCTTGCTCGTGCGTGTTTGTTGTGCTACTGAACGAGTGTCTGTGTAAGAGCAGCTTCCTGTTGATAACATACCTTAAAATACAGCTACCCCAACCAATCTGCTCGCTGGGAAGGAATGCAGTGTTAAATTTGGAGGCCAGTATTTCATGCTGTGAAACATTTGCT
This genomic stretch from Cinclus cinclus chromosome 6, bCinCin1.1, whole genome shotgun sequence harbors:
- the GMFB gene encoding glia maturation factor beta → MSESLVVCDVAEDLVEKLRKFRFRKETNNAAIIMKIDKDKQLVVLDEEHEGISPDELKDELPERQPRFIVYSYKYQHEDGRVSYPLCFIFSSPVGCKPEQQMMYAGSKNKLVQTAELTKVFEIRNTEDLTEEWLREKLGFFH